The Bradyrhizobium ottawaense genome window below encodes:
- a CDS encoding amidohydrolase family protein — MRRTLIRSATVISMDDAIGDLGTGDVLVEGNRIVEVRPSIDVATDTEIIDGKGRIVIPGLINAHMHTWQTGLRGYAANWTLLEYFRRMHAGLATVFRPDDIHIATLVGALNQINCGTTTLVDWCHNNPTPDHTDAAVRGLIESGIRAAFFHGSPKPEPKPGEPHFSEVPHPRREVERLLTGPLADRDGLVTLGLAILGPHYSTLEVAMHDFRMARELKLIASMHQGGGPAKTPGGWEKLIEAGLVGTDINIVHGNDLPDNLLDMMVDLGVSFSVTPENEMIQGHGFPITGRLLRRGVRPTIGIDLESILAGDLFSAARIALSMQRSLDNAESRKTRGTIPATTTIPVREALRWITTEGARMLGRERQIGSLTPGKLADLVIINVSDLNLVPVHDPVATVVMQTSLANIEAVMIGGAWKKRNGRLLAEGLETKKELLAQSGRRLVQDIERQGRAA, encoded by the coding sequence ATGCGACGCACGCTGATCAGATCCGCGACCGTCATCAGCATGGATGACGCGATCGGCGACCTCGGCACCGGCGACGTGCTGGTCGAGGGCAACCGGATCGTCGAGGTGCGACCATCGATCGATGTCGCGACCGATACGGAGATCATCGACGGAAAGGGTCGCATCGTCATCCCCGGCCTGATCAACGCGCATATGCACACCTGGCAGACGGGCCTGCGCGGCTATGCCGCGAACTGGACACTGCTGGAATATTTCCGCCGCATGCATGCCGGGCTGGCCACCGTGTTCCGGCCCGACGACATCCATATCGCGACGCTGGTCGGCGCGCTGAACCAGATCAACTGCGGCACGACAACACTCGTCGACTGGTGTCACAACAATCCGACACCTGATCATACCGACGCTGCCGTGCGCGGCCTGATCGAGAGCGGCATTCGTGCCGCGTTCTTCCATGGCTCGCCAAAGCCGGAGCCAAAGCCCGGCGAGCCGCATTTCTCGGAAGTGCCGCATCCGCGCCGCGAGGTCGAGCGGCTGCTCACGGGTCCCCTCGCCGACCGCGACGGCCTGGTCACGCTGGGCCTGGCGATCCTCGGCCCGCATTATTCGACGCTCGAGGTCGCCATGCATGATTTCCGCATGGCGCGCGAGCTCAAGCTGATTGCATCGATGCATCAGGGCGGCGGTCCGGCCAAGACGCCCGGCGGCTGGGAGAAGTTGATCGAAGCCGGCCTCGTCGGCACCGACATCAACATCGTCCATGGCAACGATTTGCCCGACAATCTCCTCGACATGATGGTCGATCTCGGCGTCTCCTTCTCGGTGACGCCCGAGAACGAGATGATCCAGGGCCATGGCTTTCCGATCACCGGACGGTTGCTCAGGCGTGGCGTGCGGCCGACCATCGGCATTGACCTCGAATCCATCCTGGCCGGCGACCTGTTCTCCGCCGCGCGCATTGCGCTCTCGATGCAGCGGTCGCTCGACAATGCGGAGTCCCGCAAGACCCGCGGCACCATCCCCGCGACGACCACGATCCCCGTGCGCGAGGCGCTGCGCTGGATCACGACGGAAGGCGCCCGCATGCTCGGCCGCGAGCGCCAGATCGGCTCGCTGACGCCAGGCAAGCTCGCCGATCTCGTCATCATCAACGTCTCCGATCTCAACCTCGTCCCGGTGCATGATCCCGTCGCCACAGTCGTGATGCAGACGAGCCTCGCCAATATCGAGGCCGTCATGATCGGCGGCGCCTGGAAGAAGCGGAACGGCCGACTGCTGGCTGAGGGGTTGGAGACCAAGAAAGAGCTGCTGGCGCAATCCGGCCGGCGGCTGGTGCAGGACATCGAACGACAGGGACGCGCCGCCTGA
- a CDS encoding NAD(P)-dependent oxidoreductase — protein sequence MTDTSKNIAFIGIGKMGLPMSALVAKAGFAVTAFDQSAARINEARAQGIAIAASPAEAVSGKAAVVTSLPDDVALRGALLGPTGVIAAMAPGAILIETSTVSVEASTEVAAAAQARGIAYLRAPVSGNASIVHTGALTCFVSGPNDAFENAKPLFAAFTRAQTYLGPAEEARYAKLSVNLMIAVSAAMMAESLALARKGGIAWQDILKVLDDSAVASPMVKYKTAPLRTRDFESTFSCKQMAKDLDLILGAGHAVGVPLQLAAQVRETYGSLVAQGDGDTDFIATVKHLERLSGLGEPKL from the coding sequence ATGACAGATACCTCGAAAAACATCGCTTTCATCGGAATCGGCAAGATGGGGCTGCCGATGTCGGCGCTCGTCGCCAAGGCCGGTTTTGCCGTCACCGCGTTCGACCAGAGCGCGGCGCGGATCAACGAGGCACGCGCGCAAGGTATTGCGATTGCCGCATCGCCGGCCGAGGCCGTGAGCGGCAAGGCGGCTGTCGTCACCTCCCTGCCCGACGACGTCGCGTTGCGCGGCGCCCTGCTCGGCCCCACCGGCGTCATCGCCGCGATGGCGCCGGGCGCCATTTTGATCGAAACCAGCACTGTCAGTGTCGAGGCTTCTACTGAAGTCGCGGCCGCGGCACAGGCCCGCGGGATTGCCTATCTGCGCGCACCGGTCTCCGGCAATGCCAGCATCGTTCATACCGGCGCCTTGACCTGCTTCGTCTCGGGGCCGAATGACGCCTTCGAAAACGCAAAGCCGCTGTTCGCCGCCTTCACCCGCGCACAGACCTATCTTGGACCAGCTGAGGAAGCCCGCTACGCAAAGCTCTCGGTCAATCTGATGATCGCGGTGTCGGCCGCGATGATGGCCGAGAGCCTGGCGCTGGCGCGCAAGGGCGGCATCGCCTGGCAGGATATCTTGAAGGTGCTCGACGACAGCGCGGTGGCCTCGCCGATGGTGAAATACAAGACCGCGCCGCTACGAACCCGCGATTTCGAGTCGACCTTCTCCTGCAAGCAGATGGCCAAGGATCTCGACCTGATCCTGGGTGCCGGCCATGCCGTCGGCGTGCCGTTGCAGCTCGCGGCCCAGGTGCGCGAGACCTACGGCTCGCTGGTCGCGCAAGGCGACGGCGACACCGACTTCATCGCGACGGTCAAGCACCTGGAACGGCTGTCCGGGCTCGGCGAGCCCAAACTCTGA
- a CDS encoding intradiol ring-cleavage dioxygenase: protein MRNFNENTITDAVLERIKDATDPRIKQVSEALVRHLHAFVREVRPTQKEWEFGIDFLTRTGHMCDDKRQEFILLSDTLGVSMLVDAINHPVPEGATETTVLGPFFVQAAPEKDSGADISGPMEGDPMLVTGSVATVDGKPLVGAVVDVWHSDDDGYYDVQQLDAIGDLAMRARFHTDADGRFHFWSIKPAAYPVPHDGPVGEMLEAQGRHPWRPAHVHFMISAPGFEQLVTHVFVAGDQYLDSDVVFGVKDSLIREFTRHPAGRAPDGRMVDSEYFHLNYDFGLKQVASNARAA, encoded by the coding sequence ATGCGCAATTTCAACGAGAACACGATCACCGACGCCGTGCTGGAGCGGATCAAGGACGCAACCGATCCGCGCATCAAGCAGGTCAGCGAAGCGCTGGTGCGCCACCTTCATGCCTTCGTCCGCGAGGTGCGGCCGACCCAGAAGGAATGGGAATTCGGCATCGATTTCCTGACCCGCACCGGCCACATGTGCGACGACAAGCGCCAGGAGTTCATCCTGTTGTCGGACACGCTCGGCGTCTCCATGCTGGTCGACGCGATCAACCATCCGGTGCCAGAGGGCGCGACCGAAACCACGGTGCTCGGCCCGTTCTTCGTCCAGGCCGCACCGGAAAAGGACAGCGGCGCGGATATCTCCGGTCCGATGGAGGGCGATCCGATGCTGGTCACCGGCTCGGTGGCGACCGTCGACGGCAAGCCGCTCGTGGGTGCCGTCGTCGACGTCTGGCACTCCGACGATGATGGTTATTACGACGTGCAGCAGCTCGATGCCATTGGCGATCTCGCGATGCGCGCGCGCTTCCACACCGACGCCGATGGCAGATTCCATTTCTGGTCGATCAAGCCGGCCGCCTATCCCGTTCCGCATGACGGCCCGGTCGGCGAGATGCTGGAGGCGCAGGGCCGCCATCCCTGGCGCCCCGCGCATGTGCATTTCATGATTTCCGCGCCCGGCTTCGAGCAGCTCGTCACACATGTGTTCGTTGCCGGCGACCAGTATCTCGACTCGGACGTGGTGTTCGGCGTCAAAGACAGCCTGATCCGCGAATTCACCAGGCATCCGGCCGGCCGTGCGCCGGATGGTCGCATGGTGGACAGCGAGTATTTCCATCTCAACTATGATTTCGGCCTAAAGCAGGTCGCGAGCAACGCAAGAGCCGCTTAA
- a CDS encoding FAD-linked oxidase C-terminal domain-containing protein produces the protein MGPRVSTSILAERLTGMIGPRASVARGVLDQHGQSESHYRNLPPDIVVFPETTQEVAEIVKLCASAGMPIVPYGAGTSLEGNAASVAGGVCFDLARMNRVLSVHDSDMDVVVQPGITRKQLNAELRNTGLFFPIDPGADASIGGMTSTRASGTMAVRYGTMKDNVMALEVVLADGRVIRTAKRARKSAAGYDLTRLFVGAEGTLGIITEITLKVHPVPQAISAAVCSFDTLHDAVDTAISVIQSAIPVARIELLDDVMMRGINAYAKLGYREAPTLFFEFHGSETSVDEQAEAAQAIAADHGGHGFAWAKAQEDRSRLWHARDNTLYAGLGLRPGARAVITDVCVPISRLAECLTETRRDADEHGFTAPIVGHVGDGNFHMLILIDPAQPEEAEGAKALQARMVARAIAMDGTCTGEHGIGLGKIDYLTDELGEAVDVMRSIKAALDPNDLMNPGKIFASGAKA, from the coding sequence ATGGGACCGCGGGTCAGCACGAGCATCTTGGCCGAGCGCCTCACGGGCATGATCGGCCCGCGCGCGAGCGTTGCGCGCGGCGTGCTCGATCAGCACGGGCAGAGCGAGTCGCATTATCGCAATTTGCCGCCGGACATCGTCGTCTTCCCTGAGACCACGCAGGAGGTCGCGGAGATCGTCAAGCTGTGCGCGAGCGCGGGCATGCCGATCGTCCCGTACGGCGCCGGCACCTCGCTCGAAGGCAATGCGGCCTCGGTCGCGGGCGGCGTCTGCTTCGACTTAGCCCGCATGAACAGGGTGCTCAGCGTGCACGACAGCGACATGGATGTCGTGGTGCAGCCCGGCATTACCCGCAAGCAGCTCAATGCAGAGCTGCGCAACACCGGCCTGTTCTTCCCGATCGACCCCGGCGCCGACGCCTCGATTGGCGGCATGACCTCGACGCGCGCCTCCGGCACCATGGCGGTGCGCTACGGCACGATGAAGGACAATGTCATGGCGCTGGAGGTGGTGCTGGCCGACGGCCGGGTGATCCGGACCGCGAAGCGTGCGCGGAAGTCGGCAGCCGGCTACGACCTGACGCGCCTGTTCGTCGGCGCGGAGGGCACGCTCGGAATCATCACCGAGATCACGCTGAAGGTGCATCCCGTCCCACAGGCGATCTCGGCCGCGGTCTGCAGCTTCGACACCCTGCACGACGCCGTCGATACCGCGATCTCCGTGATCCAGTCCGCGATCCCCGTGGCGCGCATCGAGCTGCTCGACGACGTCATGATGCGCGGCATCAATGCCTATGCCAAGCTCGGTTACCGCGAAGCGCCCACCCTGTTCTTCGAATTTCACGGATCCGAGACCTCGGTCGACGAGCAGGCCGAGGCCGCGCAGGCGATCGCCGCCGACCATGGCGGCCATGGCTTTGCCTGGGCCAAGGCACAGGAAGACCGCAGCCGGCTCTGGCACGCCCGCGACAACACGCTCTATGCCGGCCTCGGCCTCCGGCCCGGCGCACGCGCCGTGATCACCGATGTCTGCGTGCCGATCTCGCGGCTGGCGGAATGCCTGACCGAGACGCGGCGCGACGCTGACGAGCACGGCTTTACCGCGCCGATCGTTGGCCATGTCGGCGACGGCAATTTCCACATGCTGATCCTGATCGACCCGGCTCAGCCCGAGGAGGCCGAAGGCGCTAAGGCGCTTCAGGCCCGCATGGTCGCCCGCGCCATCGCCATGGACGGCACCTGTACCGGCGAGCATGGCATCGGGCTCGGCAAGATCGACTATCTCACCGACGAGCTTGGCGAAGCCGTCGATGTGATGCGATCCATCAAGGCCGCACTCGATCCGAATGATCTGATGAACCCCGGAAAGATCTTTGCGAGCGGAGCCAAGGCATGA
- a CDS encoding sugar ABC transporter ATP-binding protein: MSDALPIEVTSPTPLLELRGISKEFPGVKALDDVSFAVYPGEVHMLLGENGAGKSSLMKVLCGAYRADAGEFYFEGKKVAISSTADAQKLGIAVIFQEFSLVPYLDIAQNIFLGREPKGHIPGAIDRRKILADAKRVLDTIGFDIDPSTIVDKLGVAQQQMVEIAKAISQDARILVMDEPTAALSDRETELLFALIARLKADGVSIVYISHRMAEVFALGDRITVLRDGRRIDGVRPADVTPDQLVRMMVGRNVDMTYPRNFADKPGELLLEVKGLTASTGISDINIEVRRGEIVGLCGLVGSGRSEVARAIFGADPVTSGEIIFDGKAISGEPDLAARRGIALIPESRKSEGLALLRSVSDNLVVSALRKLFPSGLFDQRGAQRTSDALIRQLRIATPSARQTVGLLSGGNQQKVVIGKWLAAGSKLFIFDEPTRGIDIGAKSEIFALIDRLVAEGAAALMISSEQVEICHVCDRAYVMREGRIAGHLNRNELTEENIVRLGMHHA; the protein is encoded by the coding sequence ATGAGCGACGCGCTTCCGATCGAGGTCACCTCGCCCACCCCGCTGCTGGAGCTGCGCGGCATCAGCAAGGAGTTTCCCGGCGTCAAGGCGCTGGATGACGTGTCCTTTGCCGTCTACCCCGGCGAAGTCCACATGCTGCTCGGGGAGAACGGCGCCGGCAAGTCGAGCCTGATGAAGGTGCTGTGCGGTGCCTACCGCGCCGACGCTGGCGAGTTCTATTTTGAGGGCAAGAAGGTCGCGATCTCCTCGACCGCGGATGCGCAGAAGCTCGGCATTGCCGTGATCTTCCAGGAATTCTCGCTGGTCCCCTATCTCGATATCGCACAGAACATCTTCCTCGGCCGCGAGCCGAAAGGCCACATCCCCGGCGCCATCGACCGCCGCAAGATCCTGGCTGACGCAAAGCGCGTGCTCGACACCATCGGCTTCGACATCGATCCCTCCACCATCGTCGACAAGCTCGGCGTCGCGCAGCAGCAGATGGTCGAGATCGCCAAGGCGATCAGCCAGGACGCCCGCATCCTCGTGATGGACGAGCCGACCGCGGCGCTGTCCGACCGCGAGACCGAGCTGCTGTTTGCCCTGATCGCACGGCTGAAGGCCGACGGCGTGTCGATCGTCTACATCTCGCACCGCATGGCCGAAGTGTTCGCACTCGGTGATCGTATCACGGTACTGCGCGACGGCCGACGCATCGACGGCGTCCGGCCCGCCGACGTCACGCCGGACCAGCTCGTCCGCATGATGGTCGGCCGCAACGTCGACATGACCTATCCGCGCAATTTTGCCGACAAGCCTGGCGAGCTGCTGCTCGAGGTCAAGGGCCTGACCGCCTCGACCGGCATCTCCGACATCAACATCGAGGTGCGCCGCGGCGAGATCGTCGGCCTGTGCGGCCTGGTCGGCTCGGGCCGCAGCGAAGTCGCACGCGCCATCTTCGGCGCCGATCCCGTGACGTCGGGCGAGATCATCTTCGACGGCAAGGCCATCTCCGGCGAGCCGGACCTCGCCGCTCGCCGCGGCATCGCGCTGATCCCGGAGAGTCGCAAGAGCGAAGGTCTCGCGCTGCTGCGCTCGGTGAGCGACAATCTGGTGGTGTCGGCGCTGCGAAAGCTGTTCCCGAGCGGGCTGTTCGACCAGCGCGGTGCGCAGCGCACCTCCGATGCCCTGATCCGGCAATTGAGGATCGCGACACCGAGTGCGCGTCAGACCGTCGGCCTGCTCTCGGGCGGCAACCAGCAGAAGGTCGTGATCGGCAAATGGCTGGCGGCCGGCTCAAAGCTCTTCATCTTCGACGAGCCGACGCGCGGCATCGACATCGGCGCCAAGTCCGAGATCTTTGCGCTGATCGACCGCCTGGTCGCGGAAGGCGCGGCGGCGCTGATGATCTCGTCCGAACAGGTCGAGATCTGCCATGTCTGCGACCGCGCCTATGTGATGCGCGAGGGGCGCATCGCCGGCCACCTGAACCGCAACGAACTGACCGAGGAGAACATCGTGCGACTGGGGATGCATCATGCGTGA
- a CDS encoding ABC transporter permease gives MREAAVVSQPNPLQRIPGVAIVLVLLVTLFSVIAPGFLSVANLSNVLVQSTILTMLALPMTLIIMTEGLDLSMGAVLTLTSLCVAIVSLATKSMLLGLGAGLLVGAAFGVANGWLVAILGIPPFVATLGTLGMAQGLSLIVSDGQSVVGIPHGVRDIYSATLLGIPVPIVMALVTYAAFHGLLYHTRFGTYIFALGGNREALRYAGLSPNRLLIAVYAIGGAMAGIAGLLMTARMNSGHPTAGLGLEFDAIAAVAVGGTSFERGNGWLLGTLLGVLSVGVLRNGLNLISLPSSVQVASVGVLVIVALFLDGLRSRA, from the coding sequence ATGCGTGAAGCCGCGGTCGTTTCACAGCCCAATCCGCTGCAACGCATTCCCGGCGTTGCCATCGTGCTCGTGCTCCTGGTCACGCTGTTCAGCGTGATCGCGCCGGGATTTCTGTCGGTCGCCAATCTCTCCAACGTGCTCGTGCAGTCGACCATCCTGACCATGCTCGCGCTGCCGATGACGCTGATCATCATGACCGAGGGGCTGGACCTGTCGATGGGCGCGGTGCTGACGCTGACCTCGCTCTGCGTCGCGATCGTGTCGCTCGCCACCAAATCGATGCTGCTCGGTTTAGGCGCCGGCCTGCTGGTCGGCGCGGCCTTCGGCGTCGCCAACGGCTGGCTGGTGGCGATCCTGGGCATTCCGCCCTTCGTCGCCACGCTCGGTACGCTCGGCATGGCGCAGGGCCTGTCGCTGATCGTCAGCGACGGCCAGAGCGTGGTCGGCATCCCCCACGGCGTCCGCGACATTTATTCAGCGACGCTGCTCGGCATTCCCGTGCCGATCGTGATGGCTCTCGTGACCTACGCGGCGTTCCACGGCCTGCTCTATCACACCCGCTTCGGCACCTACATTTTCGCACTCGGCGGCAATCGCGAGGCGCTGCGCTATGCCGGCCTCTCGCCGAACCGTCTGCTGATCGCGGTCTACGCGATCGGTGGCGCCATGGCGGGCATCGCGGGCCTGTTGATGACCGCGCGGATGAATTCCGGCCACCCCACCGCCGGCCTCGGACTTGAATTCGATGCCATCGCCGCCGTCGCGGTCGGCGGCACCTCGTTCGAGCGCGGCAATGGCTGGCTGCTCGGTACCCTGCTCGGCGTCCTCTCGGTCGGCGTGTTGCGCAACGGGTTGAACCTGATCTCGCTGCCGTCCTCGGTGCAGGTCGCAAGCGTCGGCGTCCTCGTCATCGTCGCGCTGTTCCTCGATGGTCTCAGGAGCCGGGCATGA
- a CDS encoding ABC transporter permease, with translation MTDITKEAMMPPRSFLSQDAIQVFYRLLAALLICAVLAVLSDSFLSLGNILNVLRQASLTFFIASGLTLVVLTAGLDLSVGANVALSACIAGTVIHKTGSPALGILTGLACGGIVGLLNGVMVTALRIPSFIATYGMLWVLNGLTYWYMAGETLHGFPAGFRQIGSGYLFGLPIPVYLLLVFLGIGTLFAQRTIWGQEIYAIGANPVAARLSGIPVPRRLLLVYAVSGTMAGLASIIFLSRLNSAEADIGESLTLPAIAAVLIGGTSLFGGVGTVFGTFIGALILTLVLNGMNLLSVSANWQPLVTGIIVILAVWLDMKTRRRAQ, from the coding sequence ATGACCGACATCACCAAAGAGGCGATGATGCCGCCCCGTTCCTTCCTGTCGCAGGATGCGATCCAGGTGTTCTATCGCCTGCTCGCGGCCCTCTTGATCTGCGCGGTGCTCGCCGTGCTCAGCGATTCCTTCCTGAGCCTCGGCAACATCCTCAACGTGCTCCGGCAGGCGAGCCTGACCTTCTTCATCGCCTCCGGCCTGACGCTGGTGGTGCTGACGGCCGGCCTCGACCTCTCCGTTGGCGCCAATGTTGCGCTGTCGGCCTGCATCGCCGGGACCGTGATCCACAAGACCGGCTCGCCGGCGCTCGGCATCCTCACCGGGCTTGCCTGCGGCGGCATCGTTGGCCTGCTCAACGGCGTCATGGTCACCGCGCTGCGCATCCCCTCCTTCATCGCCACCTATGGCATGCTCTGGGTGCTGAACGGCCTCACCTATTGGTACATGGCCGGCGAGACGCTGCACGGCTTCCCGGCGGGCTTCCGACAGATCGGCAGCGGTTATCTGTTCGGCCTGCCCATCCCGGTCTATCTGCTGCTGGTGTTCCTCGGGATCGGGACGCTGTTTGCGCAACGGACGATCTGGGGCCAGGAGATCTATGCGATCGGCGCTAATCCGGTCGCCGCGCGCCTCTCCGGCATTCCGGTCCCGCGCCGCCTGCTGCTGGTCTATGCGGTCTCAGGCACCATGGCGGGACTTGCCTCGATCATCTTCCTGTCGCGGCTCAATTCGGCCGAGGCCGATATCGGCGAGAGCCTGACGCTGCCGGCGATCGCGGCCGTTCTGATCGGCGGCACCTCGCTGTTCGGCGGCGTCGGCACCGTGTTCGGCACCTTCATCGGCGCGCTGATCCTGACGCTGGTGCTGAACGGCATGAACCTGCTCTCGGTCAGCGCCAACTGGCAGCCGCTGGTGACAGGCATCATCGTCATTCTCGCGGTGTGGCTCGACATGAAGACCCGCCGCCGCGCGCAATGA